The following proteins are co-located in the Gloeocapsa sp. PCC 7428 genome:
- a CDS encoding lipopolysaccharide assembly protein LapB, whose translation MSQPRRRWFISVVLVLAIIAFVGFSMLPLFSTAFRASQPAGEAPVTNQAQQQLTEAARGYEVVLQREPENQTALRGLVKARLELLDLKGAVAPLQKLAALNPTEAEYNLLLADIKQRLGDREGETTAYRSILATNPGNLQALEGLANIQLREQRPTEAIALLQNTLDNAQQADNIDVNAVRLLLAQVYATQQNYNEAIAIYDELISNNKQDFRPVLAKAMALKQQGKNEEAKSLFDNAASLAPAQYKERINQLAQAPQVAPTPSPAN comes from the coding sequence GTGTCTCAACCACGTAGACGCTGGTTTATTAGTGTAGTTCTGGTGCTGGCAATCATTGCCTTTGTTGGCTTTTCCATGCTTCCTTTGTTCAGTACCGCATTTCGTGCTAGTCAACCAGCAGGCGAAGCACCCGTAACGAATCAGGCGCAACAACAACTTACAGAAGCTGCACGCGGGTACGAAGTTGTCCTTCAGCGAGAACCAGAAAATCAAACAGCGCTGCGGGGACTTGTCAAAGCGCGACTTGAATTGTTGGATCTTAAAGGTGCTGTTGCTCCCCTACAGAAATTAGCAGCATTGAATCCTACAGAAGCTGAATACAATTTACTCTTAGCAGACATTAAGCAACGGCTAGGCGATCGCGAAGGTGAAACGACGGCTTATCGCTCGATTCTCGCAACCAATCCAGGTAATCTTCAGGCGCTTGAAGGACTCGCTAATATTCAATTACGCGAACAACGCCCGACAGAAGCGATCGCATTACTTCAGAATACACTTGATAACGCGCAACAAGCTGATAACATCGACGTTAACGCTGTTCGGCTGCTGTTAGCTCAAGTTTATGCAACACAGCAAAATTACAACGAGGCGATCGCCATTTACGACGAACTCATTAGTAATAATAAACAAGACTTTCGTCCGGTATTAGCAAAAGCAATGGCGCTCAAACAACAAGGTAAAAATGAGGAAGCTAAATCCTTATTTGATAACGCTGCGTCTTTAGCTCCCGCACAATACAAAGAGCGCATCAATCAACTTGCGCAAGCCCCGCAAGTTGCACCAACTCCTAGCCCCGCTAACTAA
- a CDS encoding TMEM165/GDT1 family protein: MLSAFIAGFLLIAVSELGDKTFFIAAILAMRHSRRLIFAAVVAALAAMTVLSVLVGQVASLLPPNYIYYAEIVLFIGFGFKLLYDASQMPANTCDAEVVQEAADIVDKAEGHLPQQTNWAICVEAFVLTFLAEWGDRTQFATIALAAGNNPFGVTTGAILGHALCAAIAVIGGRMLAGRISEQALTIFGGCLFLLFGLVAWWEGPLS; this comes from the coding sequence GTGCTATCTGCATTCATCGCGGGCTTTTTACTCATTGCCGTTTCTGAGCTAGGAGATAAAACATTCTTTATCGCCGCAATTTTAGCGATGCGCCACTCGCGCAGGCTGATTTTTGCTGCTGTAGTGGCGGCTTTAGCCGCAATGACGGTGCTATCTGTACTTGTCGGACAAGTTGCGTCTTTACTGCCACCAAATTACATTTATTACGCTGAAATCGTTTTGTTTATTGGCTTTGGTTTTAAACTGCTGTACGATGCGAGTCAAATGCCAGCGAATACGTGTGATGCTGAAGTTGTCCAAGAAGCGGCAGACATTGTTGACAAAGCCGAAGGTCACTTACCTCAGCAAACAAATTGGGCAATTTGCGTCGAAGCCTTTGTTTTGACATTTCTTGCCGAATGGGGCGATCGCACGCAATTTGCAACGATCGCTTTAGCCGCAGGCAATAATCCCTTTGGGGTAACGACAGGTGCCATTTTAGGTCATGCCCTTTGTGCGGCGATCGCCGTCATCGGTGGCAGAATGCTTGCTGGACGAATATCCGAGCAAGCATTGACAATCTTTGGTGGGTGCTTGTTTTTACTCTTTGGGTTGGTCGCGTGGTGGGAAGGACCTCTTAGTTAG
- a CDS encoding homocysteine biosynthesis protein: MRTIAEINQKIADQRVKVLTVEELKARVAVVGSTQAAQEVDVITTGTFEPMESSGAIINLGHTDPPIKIRRCWLDGVPAYSGFGAVDLYLGATQAVEAVDGEEAREKGGGHVISDLIAGLPIQLRALGQVTDCYPRASFETTITRDTINQFYLFNPRNLYQNFIVGVNGGDRPLYTYLGPLQPRLSNAVYSNPGALSPLFNDPNLQTIGIGTRIFLGGGIGYVAWEGTQHFPLQKRLPNDTPIGPAATLALIGDAKQMDARWVRGCYFKSYGPSLMLGVGVPIPVLNEEVVVHCAVQDNDLVAPIVDFSIPRRVRPTFGLVSYAQLKSGRIMIEGKPVRAAPLASLFLSRQIAITLKQWIEAGKFTLTEPVARIPKERSFLPQDIWGAQVALE, encoded by the coding sequence ATGCGTACAATCGCTGAGATTAATCAAAAAATTGCCGACCAGCGTGTCAAAGTATTGACAGTTGAGGAATTAAAAGCAAGGGTAGCAGTCGTGGGTAGCACTCAAGCAGCCCAGGAAGTTGATGTGATTACGACTGGCACTTTTGAACCGATGGAGTCTTCCGGAGCAATTATTAACTTAGGACACACTGACCCACCGATTAAAATTCGTCGCTGTTGGCTCGATGGTGTTCCAGCTTATTCAGGTTTTGGCGCAGTTGATTTATATTTGGGTGCAACGCAAGCGGTGGAAGCTGTTGATGGCGAGGAAGCGCGAGAAAAAGGCGGGGGTCATGTTATTTCTGACTTAATCGCAGGATTACCGATTCAGCTACGTGCTTTAGGACAAGTCACCGATTGTTATCCGCGTGCGAGCTTTGAAACGACAATTACCCGCGATACTATCAACCAGTTTTATTTATTTAATCCCCGAAATTTATATCAAAATTTTATTGTTGGTGTCAATGGCGGCGATCGCCCCTTATACACATATCTAGGTCCACTACAACCGCGTTTAAGTAATGCAGTTTACTCTAACCCTGGTGCGCTTTCGCCATTATTCAACGACCCTAATTTACAAACAATTGGCATTGGTACGCGAATTTTCTTAGGTGGCGGAATTGGCTATGTTGCGTGGGAAGGAACACAGCACTTTCCTTTACAAAAACGGCTGCCGAACGATACCCCCATTGGTCCTGCGGCAACTTTAGCGTTAATTGGCGATGCCAAACAAATGGATGCTCGTTGGGTACGTGGTTGCTATTTTAAAAGCTATGGTCCTTCGCTTATGCTCGGTGTTGGAGTCCCCATCCCAGTTTTAAACGAAGAAGTCGTTGTCCACTGTGCAGTTCAAGACAACGACTTAGTTGCGCCTATTGTAGACTTTTCAATTCCGCGTCGCGTGCGTCCTACGTTTGGTTTAGTCAGCTACGCACAGCTTAAGTCTGGACGAATCATGATTGAAGGAAAGCCTGTGCGCGCGGCTCCCCTAGCAAGTCTGTTTTTGTCACGTCAAATTGCCATCACCCTAAAACAATGGATTGAAGCCGGAAAATTTACGCTTACTGAGCCAGTTGCACGCATTCCTAAAGAACGGTCTTTTCTTCCTCAAGACATTTGGGGCGCACAAGTTGCCTTAGAGTGA